The genomic DNA AACGACTTCGCGTTGGATGGTTGTGATCGCAGGTGCCGCGTCGACAGTTTCGATGCTGCCTGCAACTTGGCCCAGTTCTTCGAGGGAGTTTACTTGATCGGCCATTAGCTTTGTGTCCTCGTATTCTTTTTGTTCATCGACGCAACGTCGAGAACCTCGGGCTTTTGAGCTTCCATACCGTGCTCTGTGCCGGCGAACACACGCAGGTGTGTCATCTGCACGCGGGACAAACGGTTGCCAGGAAGCATGCGCTTGACGGCTTGCATGACGACACGCTCGGGGTGCTTGCCCTCAAGAATCTCACCGGTTGTACGGGACTTGATGCCACCAACGGTGCCAGTGTGCCAATAGTTCGGCTTGTCACGCTTGTTGCCGGTCAGCTGGATTTTTTCAGCGTTGATGACAATCACGTTGTCGCCCATATCCATGTGCGGTGTAAAAGACGGCTTATGCTTGCCGCGCAGACGCATGGCGATAACGGAAGCAAGACGGCCCAAGATAACGCCTTCAGCGTCAACCAGGATCCATTTCTTCTCGATATCTGCCGGAGTAGCAGAGAAGGTTTTCATCGGTAATTCCTAAGTGTTTGGACCAGCCCCAAAAAAGATTGGTGGTAATCCGATATTTGATTTGGCGGTTATAGCTGGGTCTGTCGTGCAGTCAAGCGTCAAGAAGCGCAATAAAGCAAGCCTTTTCAGACACTTAATAAAACGGTATCATTTTACCCCATAAAATTTAAGAATTTGGCGGTATCGAATAGGTCAGCGACGCGCGCGCAACAATTTTATCTGGCGCGGCATCACTGAATATACGCCCTTCGCAGACCGCCAACGCGCGGCCAAGCTTCAGCAGCTCCATCCGGCACAGCAATCGACCCGCTAAAGGTTTACGCATAAAATCGATCGAACAATTTGTGGTGACGGCCAAGGCCACGGGCCCAAGCGCTGCTAGAATGCAAAAATAGGCGCAGACATCTGCCAATCCGAACATCGATGGACCCGAAACAGTGCCGCCGGGTCGCAAGTGCTTATCGGACGCGATCAGCGCCATGGTCACAAACGGCGGTGCGACGGCAACAAATTCGAAATCACCGGCGGCCTGCGGGAAATCGCGTACCAAAAACGC from Octadecabacter antarcticus 307 includes the following:
- the rplM gene encoding 50S ribosomal protein L13, with the translated sequence MKTFSATPADIEKKWILVDAEGVILGRLASVIAMRLRGKHKPSFTPHMDMGDNVIVINAEKIQLTGNKRDKPNYWHTGTVGGIKSRTTGEILEGKHPERVVMQAVKRMLPGNRLSRVQMTHLRVFAGTEHGMEAQKPEVLDVASMNKKNTRTQS
- a CDS encoding PaaI family thioesterase — encoded protein: MEMKMDIAALQAFLVRDFPQAAGDFEFVAVAPPFVTMALIASDKHLRPGGTVSGPSMFGLADVCAYFCILAALGPVALAVTTNCSIDFMRKPLAGRLLCRMELLKLGRALAVCEGRIFSDAAPDKIVARASLTYSIPPNS